Proteins from a genomic interval of Amycolatopsis sp. cg13:
- a CDS encoding FBP domain-containing protein — MQPLDPAEIRASFVNCSRGEAKSVTLPADIPWEKRDFLGWRDVKAPGRAYLVVPHGDEVIGLSLRAAPPPKSRLRSNMCAFCSTTHPVADITLFTARLAGKPGRDGNTVGTYLCSDLACSAYLRSELRPAVPQPKESLSEEERVERMSEKIARFVARVLETR; from the coding sequence ATGCAACCGCTCGACCCCGCCGAGATCCGCGCCTCGTTCGTCAACTGTTCCCGCGGGGAAGCCAAGTCCGTCACGCTTCCGGCGGACATTCCGTGGGAGAAGCGAGACTTCCTTGGCTGGCGCGACGTGAAGGCGCCCGGCCGGGCGTACCTTGTCGTGCCGCACGGCGACGAGGTGATCGGCCTGTCGCTGCGCGCCGCGCCGCCGCCGAAATCTCGGCTGCGCAGCAACATGTGCGCGTTCTGCTCCACGACGCATCCGGTCGCGGACATCACGCTGTTCACCGCCCGGCTGGCCGGAAAACCTGGCCGCGACGGCAATACGGTGGGCACGTATTTGTGCTCTGACCTGGCGTGCAGCGCGTATCTCCGCAGCGAACTCCGGCCTGCGGTTCCGCAGCCGAAGGAGTCGCTCTCGGAGGAGGAACGCGTGGAGCGGATGAGCGAGAAAATCGCCCGGTTCGTGGCGCGGGTGCTGGAAACCCGGTAG
- a CDS encoding FadR/GntR family transcriptional regulator produces the protein MGGVAHETDQVWSATVDHLRAMIDSGELPPGSRLPAERALCEQLGISRGSLRQALRVLDSIGYVQIRAGSGTYVREHGTEESPLSSWFSEHEQLVEKLFDLRATVEPTLAERLARQHTPRVVQRLADNVAEMEEAAANGDMLRVIATDAEFHRVIAGNAGSDDVADLLRSVLALVGEERRAALRLPGQIRKAVAEHRAILDAISRSDAAAAREITLKHLLDAKTYARDYASS, from the coding sequence ATGGGCGGCGTGGCACACGAAACCGACCAGGTCTGGAGCGCCACGGTCGACCATCTGCGCGCGATGATCGACTCGGGCGAGCTTCCGCCGGGCTCGCGCCTGCCCGCGGAGCGCGCGCTGTGCGAGCAGCTCGGCATCAGCCGCGGGTCGTTGCGGCAGGCGTTGCGCGTCCTGGATTCGATCGGTTACGTCCAGATCCGCGCGGGGTCCGGTACCTACGTCCGCGAGCACGGCACCGAGGAAAGCCCGCTGAGCAGCTGGTTTTCCGAGCACGAACAGCTGGTGGAGAAGCTGTTCGACCTGCGCGCGACCGTCGAGCCGACGCTGGCCGAGCGGCTCGCGCGGCAGCACACGCCGCGCGTCGTGCAGCGGCTCGCGGACAACGTCGCGGAGATGGAGGAGGCCGCGGCGAACGGCGACATGTTGCGCGTCATCGCGACCGACGCCGAATTCCACCGGGTGATCGCCGGCAACGCGGGCAGTGACGACGTCGCTGACTTGCTCCGTTCAGTGCTCGCCCTGGTCGGCGAGGAACGCCGGGCCGCGCTTCGGCTGCCTGGGCAGATCCGCAAGGCGGTGGCCGAGCATCGCGCGATCCTCGACGCCATCAGCCGTTCGGACGCCGCGGCGGCCCGCGAGATCACGCTGAAGCACTTGCTGGACGCGAAAACCTACGCCCGCGACTACGCGTCTTCCTGA
- a CDS encoding AAA family ATPase: MQRVLVTGMSGVGKSSLLAELSRRGYRTVDTDYGGYTGEDGLWREERIAALLSTPGPLFVSGTVSNQVRFYPRFTDVVLLSAPREVLIERLTTRTGNPYGKNPAELAETLGYLDEVEPLLRSSATFEVVTTVPVAEVADAVLRRVS; this comes from the coding sequence GTGCAGCGGGTGCTGGTGACCGGGATGTCCGGAGTGGGCAAAAGCAGCCTGCTCGCCGAACTTTCCCGGCGCGGCTATCGCACGGTCGACACGGATTACGGCGGCTACACCGGCGAAGACGGGCTCTGGCGCGAAGAGCGGATCGCCGCGTTGTTGTCGACGCCGGGGCCGCTGTTCGTGTCCGGCACGGTCTCGAACCAAGTGCGGTTCTATCCGCGATTCACGGACGTCGTGTTGCTCAGCGCGCCGCGCGAGGTGCTGATCGAGCGGCTGACGACGCGAACCGGCAATCCGTACGGGAAAAATCCGGCCGAGCTGGCCGAGACGTTGGGGTATCTGGACGAAGTAGAGCCGTTGCTGCGTTCGTCGGCGACGTTCGAGGTGGTGACCACTGTGCCGGTGGCCGAGGTCGCCGATGCGGTGTTGCGCCGGGTTTCCTAG
- a CDS encoding MarR family winged helix-turn-helix transcriptional regulator gives MDENQAALEKVNPTTFAVRDVIEASRDLMARMAKGVGMNANDLTAIALLNHYGPLGPVELGRRLGISGPSATTLVDRMEAAGYLARVRSDTDRRRVAVTVTEQARTVAAAVWWPAIEKLDAVSRTLSESENAVVRDFLARITEAMNEGREYS, from the coding sequence GTGGACGAGAACCAGGCAGCGCTCGAGAAGGTGAACCCGACGACCTTCGCTGTGCGGGACGTCATCGAAGCCAGCCGCGACCTGATGGCGCGGATGGCGAAGGGCGTCGGGATGAACGCGAACGACCTCACCGCGATCGCGCTCCTCAACCACTACGGACCGCTGGGTCCGGTGGAATTGGGCCGCCGCCTCGGGATCAGCGGCCCGTCGGCGACGACGCTGGTGGACCGGATGGAAGCGGCCGGTTACCTCGCGCGCGTCCGCAGCGACACCGACCGGCGCCGAGTGGCGGTCACGGTCACCGAGCAGGCCCGCACGGTCGCGGCGGCGGTGTGGTGGCCGGCGATCGAGAAGCTGGACGCGGTGTCGCGCACGCTCAGCGAGTCAGAAAACGCTGTGGTGCGGGACTTTCTGGCCCGGATTACCGAGGCGATGAACGAGGGACGCGAGTACTCGTGA
- a CDS encoding FAD-dependent monooxygenase — protein sequence MTRRSLLISGASIAGPALASRLAQSGWDVTVVERFDQLREEGQNVDIRGVGRQVLRKMGLEEAVRAAHTGEVGTQFVDENGRIVAEFRAGEGDSGGGTAEIEILRGQLSRLLYEQSAGETTYRFGDQIQALHDDGTGVDVDFQSGQTQRFDAVVIAEGLRSRTRAMLMPDVRPHELGLYTAHLALPRIATDNAWWRTMFCGRGRMLFLRPDNVGTMRAGLFFLSDVRGLDRLTPEDTVSVLRKTYADVGWEGPRVLAEMDNGSLYLEDVGQAKLPTWHQGRVVLLGDAAYCASPVSGMGTTLALTGAYILAGELTTNEDPRTAFGEYERRMRPLVTEAQRLFPGAPQVTMPRAQAHRTAIHAALRMASSPLARRLGKAAGRFGKPRSEAIALPEYA from the coding sequence ATGACCCGGCGCAGTCTTCTCATCTCCGGAGCCAGCATCGCCGGCCCCGCACTCGCTTCCCGGCTCGCCCAGTCCGGCTGGGACGTCACCGTCGTCGAACGGTTCGACCAGCTGCGCGAGGAGGGCCAGAACGTCGACATCCGGGGCGTCGGCCGCCAGGTGCTGCGCAAGATGGGACTCGAAGAAGCGGTCCGCGCCGCGCACACCGGCGAGGTCGGCACGCAATTCGTGGACGAAAACGGACGCATCGTCGCCGAGTTCCGCGCCGGTGAAGGCGATTCCGGAGGCGGGACCGCGGAGATCGAAATCCTGCGTGGCCAGCTGTCGAGGCTGCTGTATGAGCAGTCAGCCGGAGAGACGACGTATCGATTCGGCGACCAGATCCAGGCATTGCACGACGACGGCACCGGTGTGGACGTCGACTTCCAGAGCGGCCAAACCCAGCGTTTCGACGCCGTCGTCATCGCCGAGGGCCTGCGTTCCCGCACCCGCGCGATGCTGATGCCGGACGTACGTCCGCACGAACTCGGGCTCTACACCGCACACCTCGCGCTGCCGCGCATCGCCACCGATAACGCTTGGTGGCGCACGATGTTCTGCGGCCGCGGCCGGATGTTGTTCCTGCGCCCGGACAACGTCGGCACGATGCGCGCGGGCCTGTTCTTCCTGTCCGACGTACGCGGCCTGGACCGGCTCACGCCCGAAGACACGGTGTCCGTGCTGCGCAAGACGTACGCCGACGTCGGCTGGGAAGGACCGCGCGTTCTGGCCGAAATGGACAACGGTTCGCTGTACCTGGAGGACGTCGGCCAGGCGAAACTGCCGACGTGGCATCAAGGCCGGGTTGTCCTGCTCGGCGACGCGGCTTACTGCGCTTCGCCGGTCAGCGGCATGGGCACGACACTCGCCCTCACCGGCGCGTACATCCTGGCCGGAGAACTCACGACGAACGAAGACCCCCGTACCGCGTTCGGCGAGTACGAACGCCGGATGCGACCGTTGGTCACCGAGGCACAGCGGCTTTTCCCCGGCGCGCCTCAGGTGACGATGCCGCGGGCGCAGGCGCATCGGACCGCTATCCACGCCGCGCTGCGGATGGCGAGCTCACCGTTGGCGCGACGGCTGGGCAAGGCCGCGGGACGGTTCGGGAAGCCGCGTTCGGAAGCGATCGCGCTGCCCGAGTACGCGTAG
- a CDS encoding VOC family protein produces the protein MTAKFKDLALDALDHQALADWWCSAMGYVRRSPPGERSPEWPVAIVDPGGEGPLIWLNPVPERKTVKNRMHLDVWGDPDELAAAGARMVAERGGDREWHVMADPEGNEFCVFER, from the coding sequence ATGACCGCGAAGTTCAAAGACCTGGCGCTGGACGCTCTTGATCATCAGGCATTGGCGGACTGGTGGTGCTCGGCGATGGGGTACGTCCGCCGAAGCCCGCCCGGCGAGCGCTCGCCGGAGTGGCCGGTCGCGATCGTCGACCCGGGTGGCGAGGGGCCGCTGATCTGGCTGAACCCGGTGCCGGAACGCAAGACGGTGAAGAACCGGATGCACCTGGACGTGTGGGGAGATCCGGACGAGCTGGCGGCGGCCGGGGCACGGATGGTGGCGGAGCGGGGAGGGGACCGGGAGTGGCATGTGATGGCGGATCCGGAAGGGAATGAGTTTTGCGTTTTTGAGCGGTGA
- a CDS encoding beta-ketoacyl-ACP synthase III gives MSAVRSRHRAAVVAGIGGALPEHVVTNHEIAARLDTTDEWIRTRTGISERRRVAPGQSTVDLAEEAGRAALGPDGHADAVVLATSTADQLCPATAPQVAARLGLGTVLALDVNAVCSGFIYALATAAGFIAGGIAERVLVIGADVFTSLVDPDDRTTVPIFGDGGGAVLLRAGDPGERGALGPFDLHSEGELAKLLWVEAGGAAQRVPEDPKDRYLVMQGTAVFRQACARMAESSRAVLDQAGWMVGDVDRFVGHQANIRILQATAKQLGMPADAVVSNIDRVGNTSAASIPLALADAVADGTLTPGHKVLLTAFGAGLTWGSTVLTWPELP, from the coding sequence ATGAGCGCTGTCCGGTCGCGCCACCGTGCCGCCGTCGTCGCCGGAATCGGCGGCGCGCTGCCCGAGCACGTGGTGACGAACCACGAGATCGCGGCCCGCCTGGACACCACCGACGAGTGGATCCGCACCCGCACCGGGATCAGCGAGCGTCGCCGGGTCGCCCCCGGCCAGTCCACAGTGGACCTCGCCGAGGAGGCGGGACGGGCGGCGCTCGGTCCGGACGGGCACGCGGACGCCGTCGTGCTCGCCACCTCGACGGCCGACCAGCTGTGCCCGGCCACCGCGCCGCAGGTGGCGGCGCGGCTCGGCCTCGGCACGGTGCTGGCGCTCGACGTCAACGCGGTGTGCAGCGGCTTCATCTACGCGCTCGCCACCGCCGCCGGGTTCATCGCCGGCGGGATCGCCGAGCGGGTGCTCGTGATCGGCGCGGACGTCTTCACCTCGCTGGTCGACCCGGACGACCGCACCACGGTGCCGATCTTCGGCGATGGCGGCGGCGCGGTCCTGCTGCGCGCGGGCGACCCCGGCGAACGCGGCGCGCTGGGCCCGTTCGACCTGCACAGCGAGGGCGAACTGGCCAAGCTGCTGTGGGTCGAAGCGGGCGGAGCGGCGCAGCGCGTGCCGGAGGATCCGAAGGACCGATACCTGGTCATGCAGGGCACGGCCGTGTTCCGGCAGGCGTGCGCGCGGATGGCGGAATCCTCGCGCGCGGTGCTGGACCAGGCGGGCTGGATGGTCGGCGACGTCGACCGGTTCGTCGGGCACCAGGCGAACATCCGCATCCTGCAGGCGACCGCGAAACAGCTCGGCATGCCCGCGGACGCGGTGGTGTCGAACATCGACCGCGTCGGCAACACCAGCGCGGCGTCGATCCCGCTGGCGCTCGCGGACGCGGTCGCCGACGGGACGCTGACACCGGGCCACAAAGTGCTGCTGACGGCGTTCGGGGCCGGGCTGACCTGGGGTTCGACGGTGCTGACCTGGCCCGAGCTGCCCTGA
- a CDS encoding sulfite exporter TauE/SafE family protein gives MTWWHAVVIFIAGMWAGTINTVVGSGTLVTFPVLVALGYPPVTATTSNAVGLAPGTISGAYGYRHELVGYWPQVVRFAVASFFGAIGGTILLLTLPKDAFEKIVPVLVGLAVVLVIVQPKVSKWVQKRREANGREHHAGPLLFGLLFVIGIYGGYFTAAQGVMMMAVMGMLLSEPLQRLNGVKNVLSAVVNIVAGTIYAFVAPVSWPVIGLLALGSTIGGQLGAKIGRKLPPTVLRGVIVVIGLAAVVQLILK, from the coding sequence ATGACCTGGTGGCATGCCGTCGTCATCTTCATTGCCGGGATGTGGGCCGGGACCATCAACACTGTCGTCGGTTCCGGGACGCTGGTGACGTTCCCGGTGCTCGTCGCGCTCGGGTATCCGCCGGTGACCGCTACGACGTCCAATGCGGTCGGGCTCGCGCCGGGCACGATCAGTGGCGCCTACGGCTATCGGCACGAGCTGGTCGGGTACTGGCCGCAGGTGGTGCGGTTCGCGGTCGCCTCGTTTTTCGGGGCTATCGGCGGAACCATTCTGCTCCTGACGCTGCCCAAGGACGCCTTCGAGAAGATCGTTCCGGTGCTCGTCGGGCTCGCCGTCGTGCTCGTGATCGTTCAGCCCAAGGTCTCGAAGTGGGTGCAGAAGCGCCGCGAGGCCAACGGGCGCGAGCATCACGCGGGACCGTTGCTGTTCGGGCTGCTCTTCGTCATCGGCATCTACGGCGGCTATTTCACCGCCGCGCAGGGCGTGATGATGATGGCCGTCATGGGCATGCTGCTGTCCGAACCGTTGCAGCGGCTCAACGGCGTCAAGAACGTGCTGTCCGCCGTCGTGAACATCGTCGCGGGCACGATTTACGCGTTCGTCGCCCCGGTGAGCTGGCCGGTGATCGGGCTGCTCGCGCTCGGGTCCACGATCGGCGGGCAGCTCGGGGCCAAGATCGGCCGCAAGCTGCCGCCCACCGTGTTGCGCGGCGTGATCGTCGTGATCGGGCTTGCCGCGGTCGTGCAGCTGATCCTCAAATAG
- the hisC gene encoding histidinol-phosphate transaminase, with protein MPSLAPRPDLDSLPKYVPGRTIEGAVKLASNEVPGGPLPSVQAAITAAVTGVNRYPDNGSQALRERLSRRLDVPAQRLAIGCGSVSLCQQMIQALCGPGDEVLFGWRSFEAYPIVVQVALATGVKVPLTPEHGLDLDAMLARITDRTKLVFVCNPNNPTGTVLHRDEIERFLEAVPPHVLVVLDEAYKEFVTDPEVPDGVEFTRTHSNVAVLRTFSKAYGLAGLRVGYAVAPEPIAQALQQVYVAFSVNSIAQVAAIASLDAEDELLARCREIISERTRVRDSLLEMGYEIPPTQANFVWFPLGDRTAAFAEHMLDRKLIVRPFPGEGARVTIGTPEENDLFLAAAKEFQAI; from the coding sequence ATGCCGTCCCTCGCCCCCCGCCCTGACCTCGATTCGTTGCCGAAGTACGTCCCTGGCCGGACGATCGAAGGGGCCGTCAAGCTCGCGAGCAATGAGGTGCCCGGCGGTCCGCTGCCGAGCGTCCAGGCGGCGATCACGGCTGCGGTAACCGGAGTGAACCGGTACCCGGACAACGGATCCCAGGCTTTGCGCGAGCGGCTTTCGCGGCGGCTCGACGTTCCCGCGCAGCGGCTCGCGATCGGTTGCGGTTCGGTTTCGCTGTGCCAGCAGATGATCCAGGCGCTGTGCGGCCCCGGCGACGAGGTGCTGTTCGGCTGGCGGTCGTTCGAGGCCTACCCGATCGTGGTCCAGGTGGCGCTCGCGACGGGCGTGAAGGTGCCGCTGACGCCAGAGCACGGGCTGGACCTCGACGCGATGCTGGCGCGGATCACCGACCGCACCAAGCTGGTGTTCGTCTGCAACCCCAACAACCCGACCGGCACTGTGCTGCACCGCGACGAGATCGAGCGGTTCCTCGAAGCGGTGCCGCCGCACGTGCTCGTGGTGCTGGACGAGGCGTACAAGGAATTCGTCACCGACCCCGAGGTGCCGGACGGCGTCGAATTCACGCGGACGCACAGCAATGTGGCGGTGCTGCGCACGTTCTCGAAGGCGTACGGGCTCGCCGGGCTGCGCGTCGGGTACGCGGTGGCTCCGGAGCCGATCGCGCAGGCGCTGCAGCAGGTGTACGTGGCGTTCTCGGTGAACAGCATCGCGCAGGTGGCCGCGATCGCGTCGCTCGACGCGGAGGACGAACTGCTCGCCCGGTGCCGGGAAATCATCTCCGAGCGCACCCGCGTGCGGGACTCGTTGCTGGAGATGGGTTATGAGATCCCGCCGACGCAGGCGAACTTCGTGTGGTTCCCGCTCGGTGACCGCACTGCGGCTTTCGCGGAGCACATGCTGGACCGGAAGCTGATCGTGCGCCCGTTCCCCGGCGAGGGCGCGCGGGTGACGATCGGGACGCCGGAGGAGAACGACCTGTTCCTGGCCGCGGCCAAGGAATTCCAGGCTATTTGA
- a CDS encoding VOC family protein, producing MAKRLQIAIDCAEPERLADFWADALGYAVEEPPAGASTWAEFSRSAGGGAEAWCAIADPAGLGPRLLFHRVPEPKRGKNRLHLDVRGTSAERAVVEAEAATLVEHGAVHLRTIEDESGCFAVLQDPEGNEFCVC from the coding sequence ATGGCGAAGCGCTTGCAGATCGCGATCGACTGTGCGGAACCGGAGCGGCTGGCGGACTTCTGGGCCGATGCGCTGGGGTATGCGGTCGAGGAGCCGCCCGCCGGGGCGTCGACCTGGGCCGAGTTCTCGCGCTCGGCCGGGGGCGGCGCGGAGGCGTGGTGCGCGATTGCCGACCCAGCTGGGCTCGGCCCGCGACTGCTGTTTCACCGAGTGCCGGAGCCGAAACGCGGCAAGAACCGGCTGCACCTGGACGTGCGTGGCACCTCGGCGGAGCGCGCCGTGGTCGAGGCCGAGGCAGCCACATTGGTCGAGCACGGTGCCGTGCACTTGCGCACGATCGAAGACGAGAGCGGCTGCTTCGCCGTGCTTCAGGATCCGGAAGGCAATGAGTTCTGCGTGTGCTGA
- a CDS encoding adenylate/guanylate cyclase domain-containing protein — translation MIAGRFRLVLRTSLGFAALGVGSSVAGAGVVALLLLLQGLPEDVDDRGWVLGVTAAGVVALALVVGTLWTAYLQRRTVVWFTIGRPPTADEAKRALRLPFDMAVVSGTLWLIGALALGILAGVLGSIGDAAGIALTIGLGGLTTVGLTYLAAEWVARPVMTMALDVLPPRGSLPVTVLTRLVVTWVLASGVPLIGVLLVTTPPDLGRHGNPTASLIVLSVTGLTTGAIGTALLSRAVAAPLHRLRIALDGIARGRKDVHVDVDDSSEIGMLQTSVNDLAAGLREQDRMRDLFGRHVGTDVARHALEYGASLSGDVREVTALFVDVVDSTALASRTPPQELVEKLNRFFASVVSAVDARGGLVNKFQGDAALCVFGAPTRLSDGPTMALAAARAIRDAVLSEGELDLGIGVATGQVFAGQLGASSRLEYTVIGDAVNEAARLTEHAKAVPSRVLASETTVKSALGGEREHWRLHGELHLRGRHRETRTWTT, via the coding sequence ATGATCGCGGGGAGGTTCCGGCTGGTTCTGCGCACCAGTCTGGGCTTCGCCGCACTCGGCGTCGGATCGAGTGTCGCCGGTGCCGGAGTCGTCGCGTTGCTGCTGCTCCTGCAGGGGTTGCCGGAGGACGTCGACGACCGCGGCTGGGTCCTCGGCGTCACCGCGGCGGGAGTGGTCGCGCTGGCTCTCGTCGTCGGCACGCTCTGGACCGCTTACCTGCAACGCCGCACCGTGGTGTGGTTCACGATCGGCCGCCCGCCGACCGCGGACGAGGCCAAACGGGCACTGCGGCTGCCCTTCGACATGGCGGTGGTGAGCGGCACGCTCTGGCTGATCGGCGCGCTCGCGCTCGGCATCCTCGCCGGCGTCCTCGGCTCGATCGGCGACGCGGCGGGCATCGCGCTCACCATCGGCCTCGGCGGGCTGACCACGGTCGGGCTCACCTACCTGGCCGCGGAATGGGTCGCGCGGCCGGTGATGACCATGGCGCTCGACGTCCTGCCGCCGCGCGGTTCGCTGCCGGTCACGGTGCTGACGCGGCTGGTCGTCACGTGGGTACTGGCCAGCGGCGTACCGCTGATCGGCGTGCTGCTGGTGACCACGCCGCCCGATCTCGGCCGCCACGGCAATCCGACAGCGAGCCTGATCGTGCTGTCCGTGACCGGCCTGACGACCGGAGCGATCGGCACCGCGCTCCTCTCCCGCGCGGTCGCCGCGCCACTGCACCGGCTGCGGATCGCGCTGGACGGAATCGCGCGCGGACGCAAGGACGTGCACGTCGACGTGGACGATTCCAGCGAGATCGGGATGCTGCAGACGTCGGTCAACGACCTCGCCGCCGGCCTGCGCGAACAGGACCGGATGCGCGACCTCTTCGGCCGCCACGTCGGTACCGACGTCGCCCGGCATGCGCTCGAATACGGTGCTTCGCTCTCCGGTGACGTCCGCGAAGTCACCGCGCTGTTCGTGGACGTCGTGGACTCGACAGCGCTCGCGTCACGCACCCCGCCGCAGGAATTGGTCGAGAAGCTGAACCGGTTTTTCGCGAGCGTGGTGTCCGCAGTGGACGCTCGCGGCGGCCTGGTCAACAAGTTCCAGGGTGACGCCGCGCTGTGCGTTTTCGGCGCGCCGACCCGGCTGTCCGACGGCCCGACGATGGCGCTCGCCGCGGCCCGCGCGATCCGCGACGCGGTGCTGTCGGAAGGCGAGCTTGACCTGGGCATCGGCGTCGCGACCGGGCAGGTGTTCGCCGGGCAGCTTGGCGCGTCGAGCCGCCTGGAGTACACCGTGATCGGCGACGCGGTGAACGAAGCCGCGCGGCTCACCGAACACGCGAAAGCCGTGCCGTCGCGGGTGCTCGCCAGCGAAACGACGGTGAAGTCCGCGCTCGGCGGCGAACGGGAACACTGGCGGTTGCACGGCGAACTCCACCTGCGCGGCCGCCACCGCGAGACCCGAACCTGGACGACTTAG
- a CDS encoding class I SAM-dependent methyltransferase, with protein MEKVHFTEEKATNLGTLYARALDARRKDPILGDTAADEAVKKIDYDFRKLGVNENAAVSVAIRARAIDEMAGKWLAEHPDAVVVHLGCGMDTRVYRLDPPPSVEWFDVDYPEVVDVRGRIYPERPGYTMIGSSVTDFGWLDQVPGDREALIVAEGLTMYLTAESGTELIRRLVGKFRSGRIVADFFSSLGIKAQTINPVVRRAGATLHWGIDDPHELERYGLRLVSCLDATDWATDDALAKIPAASRLALRASALFPMIRKMGRIAEWDF; from the coding sequence GTGGAGAAAGTGCACTTCACCGAGGAAAAGGCGACCAACCTCGGCACGCTGTACGCCCGTGCGCTCGACGCTCGCCGAAAAGACCCGATCCTCGGCGACACCGCGGCCGACGAAGCGGTCAAAAAGATCGACTACGACTTCCGCAAGCTCGGCGTCAACGAGAACGCCGCCGTCTCCGTCGCGATCCGGGCGCGCGCGATCGACGAGATGGCGGGCAAATGGCTGGCCGAGCACCCCGACGCGGTCGTCGTGCACCTCGGCTGCGGGATGGACACCCGCGTGTACCGGCTCGATCCGCCGCCGTCGGTCGAGTGGTTCGATGTGGACTATCCCGAGGTCGTCGACGTCCGCGGCCGGATTTACCCGGAACGGCCGGGGTACACGATGATCGGCTCGTCGGTTACCGATTTCGGCTGGCTCGACCAGGTTCCCGGCGACCGCGAGGCGCTGATCGTGGCCGAGGGGCTCACCATGTACCTCACCGCGGAGTCCGGCACCGAACTGATCCGCAGACTCGTCGGCAAATTCCGCTCCGGCCGGATCGTGGCCGATTTCTTCAGTTCGCTCGGCATCAAGGCGCAGACGATCAACCCGGTGGTCCGCCGCGCGGGCGCGACTTTGCATTGGGGCATCGACGATCCGCACGAACTGGAGCGCTACGGCCTCCGCCTGGTGTCCTGTTTGGACGCGACAGACTGGGCGACCGACGACGCGCTGGCGAAAATCCCGGCGGCGTCCCGGCTGGCGCTGCGCGCGTCGGCGCTGTTCCCGATGATCCGCAAGATGGGGCGGATCGCGGAGTGGGATTTCTGA
- a CDS encoding Lrp/AsnC family transcriptional regulator, with protein sequence MRTPDLDQLDLAILSCLQNDARTIAEVIGSKVGLSAAAVQRRIKRLREAGVIEKEIAVLSPAALGLDMTFVVMVEMERESMAVLDGFRAQVLADDCVQQCYYVTGTADFVLVVTCPDMAAFETFARRTFFDNPNVRHFTTSVAMDRVKVGLTLPLS encoded by the coding sequence GTGCGCACTCCCGACCTGGACCAGCTTGACCTCGCCATCCTCTCCTGCCTGCAGAACGACGCCCGCACGATCGCCGAGGTCATCGGGTCCAAAGTCGGCCTGTCCGCCGCGGCCGTGCAGCGGCGGATCAAACGGCTGCGCGAAGCCGGAGTGATCGAGAAGGAGATCGCGGTGCTGTCCCCGGCCGCGCTCGGGCTGGACATGACGTTCGTCGTCATGGTCGAGATGGAGCGCGAGAGCATGGCGGTGCTCGACGGCTTCCGCGCCCAGGTCCTCGCCGACGACTGCGTGCAGCAGTGCTACTACGTCACCGGCACCGCGGACTTCGTCCTCGTGGTCACCTGCCCGGACATGGCGGCGTTCGAGACCTTCGCGCGGCGCACGTTCTTCGACAACCCCAACGTCCGGCACTTCACCACGAGCGTAGCGATGGACCGGGTCAAAGTGGGCCTCACGCTGCCGCTCTCCTGA
- a CDS encoding dienelactone hydrolase family protein codes for MTSTTTVDHQRTDGSTLRLTFAEPDGALRGGLVVLHEGDGVTDGVLLLVKSLAGEGWLTVTPHIETGEQLTQRDLLDATDRTLEWLTDRGVEADLRGVVGFDLGGTAALVVASHRKFGAAVSVGGQAVAELPKLLEIAGRVTSPWLGMYGDAGDEAGEAQVEQLREAAASAKVATNVVRYPGANHRFDADPSAAEEAWQRTLDWFDAHLR; via the coding sequence ATGACGTCGACGACCACCGTGGATCACCAGCGTACCGACGGCAGCACGCTTCGCCTCACCTTCGCCGAACCCGACGGCGCGCTCCGCGGCGGCCTGGTGGTCCTGCACGAGGGCGACGGGGTCACCGACGGAGTCCTCCTGCTGGTCAAAAGCCTCGCCGGCGAAGGCTGGCTCACCGTCACGCCGCACATCGAGACCGGCGAACAGCTCACTCAGCGCGACCTCCTCGACGCCACCGACCGCACGCTCGAATGGCTCACCGATCGCGGCGTCGAGGCCGACCTGCGCGGCGTCGTCGGCTTCGATCTCGGCGGCACGGCGGCACTGGTCGTCGCCTCGCACCGCAAGTTCGGCGCGGCAGTGAGCGTCGGCGGCCAGGCGGTCGCGGAACTGCCGAAGCTGCTGGAAATCGCCGGGCGCGTGACCAGCCCGTGGCTCGGCATGTACGGCGACGCCGGCGACGAGGCGGGCGAGGCTCAGGTGGAGCAGCTGCGCGAGGCCGCGGCGTCGGCGAAAGTCGCGACGAACGTCGTGCGCTATCCGGGCGCGAACCACCGCTTCGACGCCGATCCCAGTGCGGCGGAAGAGGCCTGGCAGCGCACCCTCGACTGGTTCGACGCGCACCTCCGCTGA